In one window of Bemisia tabaci chromosome 4, PGI_BMITA_v3 DNA:
- the LOC140224401 gene encoding uncharacterized protein: MSESVLQEIEEFVEGALEELRKGHNHASNGDNILLSHSMSKFHTIADQLQHLIQHAPDEMKHQLSRLASFVDNFINDHINYHHPEEVQEATASCYVKKNMSAGGRPSLEVDQEFMDNCAKSGLSITATCAVLGISRQTFYRNYSTQTYRSEEIDDEELLQTVVDLKEENRKCGARYVKGHLTAIGKTAPRQKIRETLRAVDPVGTVFRQRLKTKRKKFYVPGPNHLWSMDGNEKLNMYSFYIHGCVDAYSRKAIYIKCATNKKSTTVLQFFKEAVQGYGFPKVVRSDKGLENVKVATFMLQSRGVDSHCFITGRSVHNQRIERFWGEVNKVSLRFKNFFSNLCLQGILNVGNEVHMLALAYIFKPRIQRSLDQFLQQWNHHPLSTENNMTPNALYLTGNRAVVSLVDREDEDIDLPNGSEQSDDDDDDDDDIANDVNFQQLAQTIVPNPLLDDGSDGLNGFLSLVQSFN; the protein is encoded by the exons ATGA GTGAATCAGTTCTTCAAGAAATAGAAGAGTTTGTAGAAGGTGCCCTGGAAGAATTAAGAAAGGGACATAACCACGCTAGTAATGGAGATAATATTTTGTTGAGCCATTCCATGAGCAAGTTTCATACAATAGCTGATCAGCTTCAACACCTAATACAACATGCTCCAGATGAGATGAAACATCAGCTCTCAAGACTTGCATCATTTGTTGATAACTTCATAAATGACCATATAAACTACCATCATCCTGAAGAGGTACAAGAAGCAACTGCTTCATGTTATGTGAAAAAGAACATGTCAGCGGGTGGGAGGCCATCCTTGGAAGTTGACCAAGAATTTATGGATAACTGCGCTAAATCAG GTTTGTCTATCACGGCAACTTGTGCGGTGTTGGGAATTAGTCGCCAAACTTTCTACAGGAATTACAGTACTCAAACTTATCGTAGTGAAGAAATAGATGATGAGGAGTTGCTCCAGACTGTCGTGGATCTAAAGGAAGAGAATCGAAAATGTGGGGCAAGATACGTCAAAGGCCATCTTACAGCCATAGGAAAGACTGCACCTCGCCAAAAAATTCGAGAAACCCTCCGTGCTGTGGATCCTGTTGGAACCGTTTTCCGTCAAAGACTAAAAACGAAACGGAAAAAGTTTTACGTTCCAGGTCCAAATCACCTTTG gaGTATGGATGGAAATGAAAAACTCAACATGTATAGCTTTTATATACATGGCTGCGTTGATGCCTACAGTCGGAAGGCAATCTATATCAAGTGTGCCACAAATAAAAAGTCTACCACGGTCCTTCAGTTCTTTAAGGAAGCTGTCCAAGGTTATGGTTTTCCCAAAGTTGTGCGGAGTGATAAAGGCTTAGAAAACGTGAAAGTTGCTACTTTCATGTTACAGAGTAGAGGAGTAGATTCCCATTGCTTCATCACAGGGCGTTCGGTGCATAATCAACGCATTGAGCGATTCTGGGGTGAGGTCAATAAAGTCTCCCTtcgattcaagaattttttttccaacctGTGTTTGCAAGGAATTTTAAATGTTGGTAATGAAGTACATATGCTAGCCCTAGCGTACATCTTCAAACCTCGCATCCAGAGAAGTTTGGACCAGTTTCTCCAACAATGGAATCATCACCCTCTATCAACTGAAAATAACATGACCCCGAATGCTCTGTATTTAACAGGTAATCGGGCAGTGGTATCTTTAGTTGACAGGGAGGATGAGGATATTGATTTACCGAACGGCTCTGAACAAtctgatgatgacgatgatgatgatgatgatattgCTAATGATGTCAATTTCCAACAATTAGCTCAAACCATTGTTCCCAATCCTCTGCTAGATGATGGCAGTGATGGTCTCAACGGTTTCCTTTCCCTTGTGCAaagttttaattga